A window of the Hevea brasiliensis isolate MT/VB/25A 57/8 chromosome 6, ASM3005281v1, whole genome shotgun sequence genome harbors these coding sequences:
- the LOC110661890 gene encoding ABC transporter G family member 28 isoform X2: MNRKKGNAKSSCFVSLTHFFVVIFFIFSIIFLQPISCQNVQSYNSSPASKELFSQLVFNSFSNFTSVFKKDITKYFGFCITDVDSDWNMAFNFSKNSEFITNCARQTKGDLTQRICTAAEVKFYFNSFFSKGSKSTHYLQPNLNCNLSSWVSGCEPGWACSIGRGQKIDLKNSETIPSRTNDCEACCEGFFCPHGITCMIPCPLGAYCPLATLNETTGICDPYNYQLPSGRPNHTCGGADIWADILSSREIFCPKGSYCPSTTQKIPCSSGHYCRTGSTTQAKCFRMATCEPKSSNQNITAYGILFFAALSFLLIIIYNCSDQVLATREKRQAKTREKAVQSVRETAQAREKWKSAKDIAKKHAIGLQTQLSRTFSRTKSKRQADLVKGTGQAKPGTDAALPSMLGGSSSAATKGKKKDKNNLTTMLQEIEANPESHEGFNLEIGDKNIKKHAPKGKQLHTQSQMFRYAYGQIEKEKAMQEQNKNLTFSGVISMASDIEIRKRPMIEIFFKDLTLTLKHKNKHLLRCVTGKLSPGRVSAVMGPSGAGKTTFLSALTGKATGCHVSGMVLVNGKAEPIQAYKKIIGFVPQDDIVHGNLTVEENLWFSARCRLSADLPKPEKVLVVERVIESLGLQAVRDSLVGTVEKRGISGGQRKRVNVGLEMVMEPSLLILDEPTSGLDSSSSLLLLRALRREALEGVNISLVVHQPSYALFSMFDDLILLAKGGLTVYHGPVKKVEEYFAGLGITVPERVNPPDYFIDILEGIVKPSSGVDYKQLPIRWMLHNGYPVPMDMLQSADRLGASSSDSNHGAEAESEPESFAGEFWQDMKSNVEMKKDNIELNISITDDLSNRRTPGVFQQYRYFLGRICKQRLRDARTQAVDFLILLLAGICLGTLAKVSDETFGVLGYTYTVIAVSSNSDGFQLYSARSQL, from the exons ATGAACAGAAAGAAGGGTAATGCAAAAAGCAGTTGTTTTGTTTCTTTAACCCATTTCTTTGTTGTTATTTTCTTCATATTTAGTATAATATTCTTGCAACCCATTTCTTGCCAAAATGTTCAAAGCTACAATAGCAGTCCAGCATCGAAGGAGCTCTTCTCTCAGCTGGTTTTTAACAGTTTCTCGAATTTCACCTCCGTCTTCAAGAAAGACATCACCAAATACTTTGGTTTCTGCATAACGGACGT GGATTCGGATTGGAATATGGCATTCAATTTCTCCAAAAATAGTGAGTTCATTACCAATTGTGCCAGGCAAACCAAAG GAGATTTGACACAGCGCATATGCACAGCAGCAGAAGTGAAGTTCTACTTCAATAGTTTCTTTTCAAAAGGATCAAAGAGTACCCATTATTTGCAACCTAACTTGAACTGTAATTTGAGTTCATGGGTTTCTGGTTGCGAGCCAGGATGGGCTTGTAGCATTGGTCGTGGTCAAAAGATTGACCTCAAAAATTCAGAAACCATCCCTAGTAGAACTAATGATTGTGAAGCTTGTTGTGAGGGGTTCTTCTGTCCTCATGGTATTACATGCATGATAC CATGCCCACTGGGTGCTTACTGCCCTCTTGCAACACTGAATGAAACCACTGGTATATGTGACCC ATACAATTATCAACTGCCTTCTGGGAGGCCAAATCATACTTGTGGGGGAGCAGATATTTGGGCTGATATTTTGAGTAGTAGAGAGATATTTTGTCCAAAAGGATCATATTGTCCATCCACAACCCAGAAAATTCCTTGCAGTAGTGG ACATTACTGCAGGACTGGTTCTACAACTCAAGCAA AGTGTTTTCGGATGGCAACTTGTGAACCAAAATCGTCAAATCAAAATATCACTGCATATGGCATCTTGTTTTTC GCTGCATTGTCATTTCTGCTCATCATTATTTATAATTGTTCTGATCAAGTTCTTGCAACTCGAGAGAAAAGACAAGCAAAAACTAGGGAGAAAGCAGTTCAAAGTGTGAGAGAAACAGCGCAAGCACGTGAAAAATGGAAATCTGCAAAAGACATTGCCAAAAAGCATGCAATTGGACTACAAACTCAATTATCACGCACATTTTCTCGTACAAAATCTAAAAGACAGGCAGATCTGGTAAAAGGTACTGGTCAAGCTAAACCTGGAACAGATGCTGCCTTACCATCCATGCTTGGAGGTAGTTCATCTGCAGcaacaaaaggaaagaaaaaggacaaaaataaCCTTACAACAATGCTGCAGGAAATTGAAGCTAATCCCGAGAGTCATGAGGGCTTCAATCTAGAGATTGGagataaaaatatcaaaaagcATGCACCAAAAGGTAAGCAGCTGCACACTCAGAGCCAAATGTTCAGGTATGCATATGGACAGATTGAGAAAGAAAAGGCTATGCAGGAGCAGAATAAGAACTTGACCTTCTCTGGGGTCATTTCAATGGCTAGTGATATTGAAATCAGGAAGAGACCTATGATTGAGATTTTTTTTAAAGACCTAACCCTCACTTtgaaacataaaaataaacatcTGCTAAGGTGTGTAACTGGGAAATTATCACCTGGGCGAGTTTCTGCTGTCATGGGCCCATCTGGGGCTGGAAAAACAACATTTCTTTCTGCTTTGACTGGAAAAGCGACCGGGTGCCATGTGTCTGGTATGGTTCTTGTAAATGGTAAGGCAGAGCCAATCCAAGCATACAAGAAAATCATTGGTTTTGTGCCTCAAGATGATATTGTGCATGGAAACTTGACAGTGGAGGAGAATCTCTGGTTCAGTGCAAGATGCAG ACTATCTGCTGATCTACCAAAACCAGAAAAGGTTCTAGTTGTTGAAAGAGTCATCGAGTCCTTAGGGCTGCAGGCAGTGCGGGATTCTCTGGTTGGGACAGTGGAGAAGAGAGGAATTTCTGGAGGTCAAAGAAAACGAGTAAATGTTGGGCTTGAAATGGTTATGGAACCTTCACTTCTGATATTAGATGAACCCACGTCTGGTTTGGACAGCTCATCTTCTCTTTTACTGCTTAGAGCTCTTAGACGTGAAGCTCTTGAGGGAGTAAACATTTCCTTGGTTGTACACCAAccaag CTATGCGTTGTTCAGCATGTTTGATGATTTGATACTTCTAGCTAAGGGTGGCCTGACAGTATATCATGGACCAGTAAAGAAAGTTGAAGAGTACTTTGCTGGCCTTGGGATTACTGTACCTGAGCGTGTAAATCCTCCAGACTACTTCATTGACATTTTGGAGGGGATAGTAAAACCTAGCTCAGGGGTGGACTATAAACAGCTTCCAATTAGATGGATGCTTCATAATGGCTATCCAGTTCCTATGGATATGCTACAGAGTGCTGATAGACTAGGAGCATCCTCAAGTGATTCAAATCATGGAGCCGAAGCTGAATCTGAACCAGAGTCTTTTGCTGGAGAGTTTTGGCAGGATATGAAGTCTAATGTTGAGATGAAGAAAGATAATATAGAACTTAATATCTCAATCACAGACGACTTATCCAATCGGAGAACCCCTGGTGTCTTTCAACAATACAGATACTTCTTAGGGAG GATTTGCAAACAGAGATTAAGAGATGCAAGGACACAAGCTGTAGATTTTTTGATTTTATTACTCGCTGGAATCTGCTTAGGAACATTAGCTAAAGTGAGCGATGAAACTTTTGGAGTGCTGGGTTACACATACACCGTGATAGCAGTTT CCTCAAATTCTGATGGATTTCAGCTTTACTCTGCAagatcacagctttga
- the LOC110661890 gene encoding ABC transporter G family member 28 isoform X1 — translation MNRKKGNAKSSCFVSLTHFFVVIFFIFSIIFLQPISCQNVQSYNSSPASKELFSQLVFNSFSNFTSVFKKDITKYFGFCITDVDSDWNMAFNFSKNSEFITNCARQTKGDLTQRICTAAEVKFYFNSFFSKGSKSTHYLQPNLNCNLSSWVSGCEPGWACSIGRGQKIDLKNSETIPSRTNDCEACCEGFFCPHGITCMIPCPLGAYCPLATLNETTGICDPYNYQLPSGRPNHTCGGADIWADILSSREIFCPKGSYCPSTTQKIPCSSGHYCRTGSTTQAKCFRMATCEPKSSNQNITAYGILFFAALSFLLIIIYNCSDQVLATREKRQAKTREKAVQSVRETAQAREKWKSAKDIAKKHAIGLQTQLSRTFSRTKSKRQADLVKGTGQAKPGTDAALPSMLGGSSSAATKGKKKDKNNLTTMLQEIEANPESHEGFNLEIGDKNIKKHAPKGKQLHTQSQMFRYAYGQIEKEKAMQEQNKNLTFSGVISMASDIEIRKRPMIEIFFKDLTLTLKHKNKHLLRCVTGKLSPGRVSAVMGPSGAGKTTFLSALTGKATGCHVSGMVLVNGKAEPIQAYKKIIGFVPQDDIVHGNLTVEENLWFSARCRLSADLPKPEKVLVVERVIESLGLQAVRDSLVGTVEKRGISGGQRKRVNVGLEMVMEPSLLILDEPTSGLDSSSSLLLLRALRREALEGVNISLVVHQPSYALFSMFDDLILLAKGGLTVYHGPVKKVEEYFAGLGITVPERVNPPDYFIDILEGIVKPSSGVDYKQLPIRWMLHNGYPVPMDMLQSADRLGASSSDSNHGAEAESEPESFAGEFWQDMKSNVEMKKDNIELNISITDDLSNRRTPGVFQQYRYFLGRICKQRLRDARTQAVDFLILLLAGICLGTLAKVSDETFGVLGYTYTVIAVSLLCKITALRSFSLDKLHYWRESASGMSGLAYFLAKDTVDHFNTIVKPLVYLSMFYFFNNPRSTVTDNYVVLTCLVYCVTGIAYALAICFEAGPAQLWSVLLPVVLTLIATHGENGSFVTKLSDLCYTKWALEAFVISNAKRYYGVWLITRCGSLMESGFDLSHWYRCLIFLIVFGLAIRIFALAIMVTFHKK, via the exons ATGAACAGAAAGAAGGGTAATGCAAAAAGCAGTTGTTTTGTTTCTTTAACCCATTTCTTTGTTGTTATTTTCTTCATATTTAGTATAATATTCTTGCAACCCATTTCTTGCCAAAATGTTCAAAGCTACAATAGCAGTCCAGCATCGAAGGAGCTCTTCTCTCAGCTGGTTTTTAACAGTTTCTCGAATTTCACCTCCGTCTTCAAGAAAGACATCACCAAATACTTTGGTTTCTGCATAACGGACGT GGATTCGGATTGGAATATGGCATTCAATTTCTCCAAAAATAGTGAGTTCATTACCAATTGTGCCAGGCAAACCAAAG GAGATTTGACACAGCGCATATGCACAGCAGCAGAAGTGAAGTTCTACTTCAATAGTTTCTTTTCAAAAGGATCAAAGAGTACCCATTATTTGCAACCTAACTTGAACTGTAATTTGAGTTCATGGGTTTCTGGTTGCGAGCCAGGATGGGCTTGTAGCATTGGTCGTGGTCAAAAGATTGACCTCAAAAATTCAGAAACCATCCCTAGTAGAACTAATGATTGTGAAGCTTGTTGTGAGGGGTTCTTCTGTCCTCATGGTATTACATGCATGATAC CATGCCCACTGGGTGCTTACTGCCCTCTTGCAACACTGAATGAAACCACTGGTATATGTGACCC ATACAATTATCAACTGCCTTCTGGGAGGCCAAATCATACTTGTGGGGGAGCAGATATTTGGGCTGATATTTTGAGTAGTAGAGAGATATTTTGTCCAAAAGGATCATATTGTCCATCCACAACCCAGAAAATTCCTTGCAGTAGTGG ACATTACTGCAGGACTGGTTCTACAACTCAAGCAA AGTGTTTTCGGATGGCAACTTGTGAACCAAAATCGTCAAATCAAAATATCACTGCATATGGCATCTTGTTTTTC GCTGCATTGTCATTTCTGCTCATCATTATTTATAATTGTTCTGATCAAGTTCTTGCAACTCGAGAGAAAAGACAAGCAAAAACTAGGGAGAAAGCAGTTCAAAGTGTGAGAGAAACAGCGCAAGCACGTGAAAAATGGAAATCTGCAAAAGACATTGCCAAAAAGCATGCAATTGGACTACAAACTCAATTATCACGCACATTTTCTCGTACAAAATCTAAAAGACAGGCAGATCTGGTAAAAGGTACTGGTCAAGCTAAACCTGGAACAGATGCTGCCTTACCATCCATGCTTGGAGGTAGTTCATCTGCAGcaacaaaaggaaagaaaaaggacaaaaataaCCTTACAACAATGCTGCAGGAAATTGAAGCTAATCCCGAGAGTCATGAGGGCTTCAATCTAGAGATTGGagataaaaatatcaaaaagcATGCACCAAAAGGTAAGCAGCTGCACACTCAGAGCCAAATGTTCAGGTATGCATATGGACAGATTGAGAAAGAAAAGGCTATGCAGGAGCAGAATAAGAACTTGACCTTCTCTGGGGTCATTTCAATGGCTAGTGATATTGAAATCAGGAAGAGACCTATGATTGAGATTTTTTTTAAAGACCTAACCCTCACTTtgaaacataaaaataaacatcTGCTAAGGTGTGTAACTGGGAAATTATCACCTGGGCGAGTTTCTGCTGTCATGGGCCCATCTGGGGCTGGAAAAACAACATTTCTTTCTGCTTTGACTGGAAAAGCGACCGGGTGCCATGTGTCTGGTATGGTTCTTGTAAATGGTAAGGCAGAGCCAATCCAAGCATACAAGAAAATCATTGGTTTTGTGCCTCAAGATGATATTGTGCATGGAAACTTGACAGTGGAGGAGAATCTCTGGTTCAGTGCAAGATGCAG ACTATCTGCTGATCTACCAAAACCAGAAAAGGTTCTAGTTGTTGAAAGAGTCATCGAGTCCTTAGGGCTGCAGGCAGTGCGGGATTCTCTGGTTGGGACAGTGGAGAAGAGAGGAATTTCTGGAGGTCAAAGAAAACGAGTAAATGTTGGGCTTGAAATGGTTATGGAACCTTCACTTCTGATATTAGATGAACCCACGTCTGGTTTGGACAGCTCATCTTCTCTTTTACTGCTTAGAGCTCTTAGACGTGAAGCTCTTGAGGGAGTAAACATTTCCTTGGTTGTACACCAAccaag CTATGCGTTGTTCAGCATGTTTGATGATTTGATACTTCTAGCTAAGGGTGGCCTGACAGTATATCATGGACCAGTAAAGAAAGTTGAAGAGTACTTTGCTGGCCTTGGGATTACTGTACCTGAGCGTGTAAATCCTCCAGACTACTTCATTGACATTTTGGAGGGGATAGTAAAACCTAGCTCAGGGGTGGACTATAAACAGCTTCCAATTAGATGGATGCTTCATAATGGCTATCCAGTTCCTATGGATATGCTACAGAGTGCTGATAGACTAGGAGCATCCTCAAGTGATTCAAATCATGGAGCCGAAGCTGAATCTGAACCAGAGTCTTTTGCTGGAGAGTTTTGGCAGGATATGAAGTCTAATGTTGAGATGAAGAAAGATAATATAGAACTTAATATCTCAATCACAGACGACTTATCCAATCGGAGAACCCCTGGTGTCTTTCAACAATACAGATACTTCTTAGGGAG GATTTGCAAACAGAGATTAAGAGATGCAAGGACACAAGCTGTAGATTTTTTGATTTTATTACTCGCTGGAATCTGCTTAGGAACATTAGCTAAAGTGAGCGATGAAACTTTTGGAGTGCTGGGTTACACATACACCGTGATAGCAGTTT CTTTACTCTGCAagatcacagctttgagatcattttcTTTGGATAAGCTACATTACTGGAGAGAAAGTGCTTCTGGCATGAGTGGCTTGGCTTATTTTCTAGCAAAGGATACAGTTGATCATTTCAACACAATTGTCAAACCACTAGTGTATCTGTCAATGTTCTACTTCTTCAATAATCCAAGATCAACAGTCACAGATAATTATGTAGTTTTAACCTGCCTCGTTTATTGTGTAACCGGGATAGCTTATGCGTTAGCCATTTGCTTTGAGGCTGGTCCAGCTCAACTG TGGTCAGTGCTTCTTCCAGTTGTTTTAACCTTAATAGCAACCCATGGTGAAAACGGCAGCTTTGTTACAAAACTATCTGACTTATGTTACACTAAATGGGCATTGGAAGCTTTTGTCATATCAAATGCTAAAAG ATATTATGGTGTATGGCTGATAACACGGTGTGGTTCTCTCATGGAAAGTGGATTTGATCTCAGTCATTGGTATCGTTGTTTAATCTTCCTCATTGTTTTCGGCTTAGCTATTCGTATTTTTGCCCTTGCAATTATGGTTACCTTCCACAAGAAGTAA
- the LOC110661890 gene encoding ABC transporter G family member 28 isoform X3: MNRKKGNAKSSCFVSLTHFFVVIFFIFSIIFLQPISCQNVQSYNSSPASKELFSQLVFNSFSNFTSVFKKDITKYFGFCITDVDSDWNMAFNFSKNSEFITNCARQTKGDLTQRICTAAEVKFYFNSFFSKGSKSTHYLQPNLNCNLSSWVSGCEPGWACSIGRGQKIDLKNSETIPSRTNDCEACCEGFFCPHGITCMIPCPLGAYCPLATLNETTGICDPYNYQLPSGRPNHTCGGADIWADILSSREIFCPKGSYCPSTTQKIPCSSGHYCRTGSTTQAKCFRMATCEPKSSNQNITAYGILFFAALSFLLIIIYNCSDQVLATREKRQAKTREKAVQSVRETAQAREKWKSAKDIAKKHAIGLQTQLSRTFSRTKSKRQADLVKGTGQAKPGTDAALPSMLGGSSSAATKGKKKDKNNLTTMLQEIEANPESHEGFNLEIGDKNIKKHAPKGKQLHTQSQMFRYAYGQIEKEKAMQEQNKNLTFSGVISMASDIEIRKRPMIEIFFKDLTLTLKHKNKHLLRCVTGKLSPGRVSAVMGPSGAGKTTFLSALTGKATGCHVSGMVLVNGKAEPIQAYKKIIGFVPQDDIVHGNLTVEENLWFSARCRLSADLPKPEKVLVVERVIESLGLQAVRDSLVGTVEKRGISGGQRKRVNVGLEMVMEPSLLILDEPTSGLDSSSSLLLLRALRREALEGVNISLVVHQPSYALFSMFDDLILLAKGGLTVYHGPVKKVEEYFAGLGITVPERVNPPDYFIDILEGIVKPSSGVDYKQLPIRWMLHNGYPVPMDMLQSADRLGASSSDSNHGAEAESEPESFAGEFWQDMKSNVEMKKDNIELNISITDDLSNRRTPGVFQQYRYFLGRICKQRLRDARTQAVDFLILLLAGICLGTLAKVSDETFGVLGYTYTVIAVYHSFEIIFFG; this comes from the exons ATGAACAGAAAGAAGGGTAATGCAAAAAGCAGTTGTTTTGTTTCTTTAACCCATTTCTTTGTTGTTATTTTCTTCATATTTAGTATAATATTCTTGCAACCCATTTCTTGCCAAAATGTTCAAAGCTACAATAGCAGTCCAGCATCGAAGGAGCTCTTCTCTCAGCTGGTTTTTAACAGTTTCTCGAATTTCACCTCCGTCTTCAAGAAAGACATCACCAAATACTTTGGTTTCTGCATAACGGACGT GGATTCGGATTGGAATATGGCATTCAATTTCTCCAAAAATAGTGAGTTCATTACCAATTGTGCCAGGCAAACCAAAG GAGATTTGACACAGCGCATATGCACAGCAGCAGAAGTGAAGTTCTACTTCAATAGTTTCTTTTCAAAAGGATCAAAGAGTACCCATTATTTGCAACCTAACTTGAACTGTAATTTGAGTTCATGGGTTTCTGGTTGCGAGCCAGGATGGGCTTGTAGCATTGGTCGTGGTCAAAAGATTGACCTCAAAAATTCAGAAACCATCCCTAGTAGAACTAATGATTGTGAAGCTTGTTGTGAGGGGTTCTTCTGTCCTCATGGTATTACATGCATGATAC CATGCCCACTGGGTGCTTACTGCCCTCTTGCAACACTGAATGAAACCACTGGTATATGTGACCC ATACAATTATCAACTGCCTTCTGGGAGGCCAAATCATACTTGTGGGGGAGCAGATATTTGGGCTGATATTTTGAGTAGTAGAGAGATATTTTGTCCAAAAGGATCATATTGTCCATCCACAACCCAGAAAATTCCTTGCAGTAGTGG ACATTACTGCAGGACTGGTTCTACAACTCAAGCAA AGTGTTTTCGGATGGCAACTTGTGAACCAAAATCGTCAAATCAAAATATCACTGCATATGGCATCTTGTTTTTC GCTGCATTGTCATTTCTGCTCATCATTATTTATAATTGTTCTGATCAAGTTCTTGCAACTCGAGAGAAAAGACAAGCAAAAACTAGGGAGAAAGCAGTTCAAAGTGTGAGAGAAACAGCGCAAGCACGTGAAAAATGGAAATCTGCAAAAGACATTGCCAAAAAGCATGCAATTGGACTACAAACTCAATTATCACGCACATTTTCTCGTACAAAATCTAAAAGACAGGCAGATCTGGTAAAAGGTACTGGTCAAGCTAAACCTGGAACAGATGCTGCCTTACCATCCATGCTTGGAGGTAGTTCATCTGCAGcaacaaaaggaaagaaaaaggacaaaaataaCCTTACAACAATGCTGCAGGAAATTGAAGCTAATCCCGAGAGTCATGAGGGCTTCAATCTAGAGATTGGagataaaaatatcaaaaagcATGCACCAAAAGGTAAGCAGCTGCACACTCAGAGCCAAATGTTCAGGTATGCATATGGACAGATTGAGAAAGAAAAGGCTATGCAGGAGCAGAATAAGAACTTGACCTTCTCTGGGGTCATTTCAATGGCTAGTGATATTGAAATCAGGAAGAGACCTATGATTGAGATTTTTTTTAAAGACCTAACCCTCACTTtgaaacataaaaataaacatcTGCTAAGGTGTGTAACTGGGAAATTATCACCTGGGCGAGTTTCTGCTGTCATGGGCCCATCTGGGGCTGGAAAAACAACATTTCTTTCTGCTTTGACTGGAAAAGCGACCGGGTGCCATGTGTCTGGTATGGTTCTTGTAAATGGTAAGGCAGAGCCAATCCAAGCATACAAGAAAATCATTGGTTTTGTGCCTCAAGATGATATTGTGCATGGAAACTTGACAGTGGAGGAGAATCTCTGGTTCAGTGCAAGATGCAG ACTATCTGCTGATCTACCAAAACCAGAAAAGGTTCTAGTTGTTGAAAGAGTCATCGAGTCCTTAGGGCTGCAGGCAGTGCGGGATTCTCTGGTTGGGACAGTGGAGAAGAGAGGAATTTCTGGAGGTCAAAGAAAACGAGTAAATGTTGGGCTTGAAATGGTTATGGAACCTTCACTTCTGATATTAGATGAACCCACGTCTGGTTTGGACAGCTCATCTTCTCTTTTACTGCTTAGAGCTCTTAGACGTGAAGCTCTTGAGGGAGTAAACATTTCCTTGGTTGTACACCAAccaag CTATGCGTTGTTCAGCATGTTTGATGATTTGATACTTCTAGCTAAGGGTGGCCTGACAGTATATCATGGACCAGTAAAGAAAGTTGAAGAGTACTTTGCTGGCCTTGGGATTACTGTACCTGAGCGTGTAAATCCTCCAGACTACTTCATTGACATTTTGGAGGGGATAGTAAAACCTAGCTCAGGGGTGGACTATAAACAGCTTCCAATTAGATGGATGCTTCATAATGGCTATCCAGTTCCTATGGATATGCTACAGAGTGCTGATAGACTAGGAGCATCCTCAAGTGATTCAAATCATGGAGCCGAAGCTGAATCTGAACCAGAGTCTTTTGCTGGAGAGTTTTGGCAGGATATGAAGTCTAATGTTGAGATGAAGAAAGATAATATAGAACTTAATATCTCAATCACAGACGACTTATCCAATCGGAGAACCCCTGGTGTCTTTCAACAATACAGATACTTCTTAGGGAG GATTTGCAAACAGAGATTAAGAGATGCAAGGACACAAGCTGTAGATTTTTTGATTTTATTACTCGCTGGAATCTGCTTAGGAACATTAGCTAAAGTGAGCGATGAAACTTTTGGAGTGCTGGGTTACACATACACCGTGATAGCAGTTT atcacagctttgagatcattttcTTTGGATAA